A window from Alphaproteobacteria bacterium 33-17 encodes these proteins:
- a CDS encoding Fe-S cluster assembly scaffold IscU translates to MAYSEKLIDHYENPRNVGSLNKDDENVGTGLVGAPACGDVMKLQIRVNDQGIIEDAKFKTFGCGSAIASSSLVTEWVRGKSVNEAMTIKNTDIAKELALPPVKIHCSILAEDAIKAAIEDYKNKHKA, encoded by the coding sequence ATGGCATATAGTGAAAAATTAATCGATCACTACGAAAATCCAAGAAACGTAGGATCACTAAATAAAGATGATGAAAACGTAGGTACAGGCTTAGTTGGCGCGCCAGCTTGCGGTGACGTAATGAAACTGCAAATTAGAGTAAATGATCAGGGCATTATTGAAGATGCTAAATTTAAAACATTTGGCTGCGGATCTGCAATTGCATCAAGCTCATTAGTTACAGAATGGGTAAGAGGCAAAAGTGTCAATGAAGCTATGACCATTAAAAATACCGATATAGCTAAAGAGCTTGCATTACCACCTGTAAAAATTCACTGCTCAATTTTAGCAGAAGATGCAATTAAAGCAGCAATCGAAGATTATAAAAATAAGCATAAAGCTTAA
- a CDS encoding alpha/beta hydrolase, producing MPEVIISGSEGRIEARYTQGKEPNAPAALILHPHPQYGGTMNNKVVYNLYSQFAAKGFSVLRFNFRGVGRSSGTFDHGIGELIDAAIALDWLQLHNPSASSFWIGGFSFGSWIALQLLMRRPEIQGFIAVSPPANKYDFSFLSPCPSSGIIIQGDADSISTEESVSKLVSKVAKQKNIEIDYTVIQGADHYFRTTMDQFNQAVNEYIDRRLIQLSEGGYKKVDRRRRKVTISEDDEE from the coding sequence ATGCCAGAAGTTATTATTAGTGGTTCAGAAGGTAGAATCGAAGCAAGATATACACAAGGTAAAGAACCTAATGCACCTGCGGCACTTATACTTCATCCACATCCGCAATATGGCGGCACTATGAATAATAAGGTAGTTTATAATCTATACAGCCAGTTTGCTGCTAAGGGATTTTCAGTACTTCGCTTTAATTTTAGGGGCGTTGGAAGATCTAGTGGTACTTTTGACCATGGTATTGGTGAGCTTATCGACGCAGCTATCGCGCTCGACTGGCTACAACTTCACAATCCATCTGCTTCAAGCTTCTGGATTGGCGGATTCTCATTTGGCTCATGGATTGCCCTTCAGCTTCTTATGAGAAGACCTGAAATTCAAGGCTTTATTGCTGTTTCTCCTCCTGCAAATAAATATGACTTCTCATTTTTATCACCTTGCCCTTCTTCAGGTATTATTATTCAGGGTGATGCAGATTCAATTTCTACAGAAGAATCAGTAAGTAAGCTGGTTTCTAAAGTTGCTAAACAAAAAAATATCGAAATCGATTACACTGTAATACAAGGTGCAGATCATTATTTCCGTACTACTATGGATCAGTTTAATCAGGCAGTTAATGAATATATTGACAGAAGACTAATTCAGCTATCAGAAGGCGGATATAAAAAAGTTGACAGACGCAGAAGAAAAGTAACAATTTCTGAAGATGACGAAGAATAA
- a CDS encoding Rrf2 family transcriptional regulator, protein MMLTTKGRYAVMAMVYLAMNKNRNTPTTIADIAEKQSIPLNYLEQIFVRLRKNDIVQSVKGPGGGYTLAKDLSEISIAEIIHAVEEPIKIVRCTNDGLAGCMPNGAKCATHDLWDELGIKIEAYLTSVTLEDFKNGKFSNA, encoded by the coding sequence ATGATGCTAACAACCAAGGGTAGATACGCTGTGATGGCTATGGTTTATTTGGCCATGAATAAAAACCGCAATACCCCAACAACTATAGCGGATATTGCTGAAAAACAAAGTATCCCTCTTAATTATCTGGAGCAGATTTTTGTAAGACTCCGTAAAAATGATATAGTTCAGTCTGTTAAAGGTCCTGGTGGGGGTTATACACTCGCTAAAGATTTATCAGAAATATCAATCGCTGAAATTATTCATGCAGTCGAAGAGCCTATAAAAATTGTAAGATGCACTAACGACGGATTAGCTGGTTGTATGCCAAATGGGGCAAAGTGCGCAACCCATGACTTATGGGATGAGCTTGGTATCAAGATTGAAGCTTATTTAACATCTGTGACACTTGAAGATTTTAAAAACGGTAAGTTTAGCAATGCATAA
- a CDS encoding IscS subfamily cysteine desulfurase, producing the protein MSLKLPIYLDYQATTPVDPRVMDKMIPYFTEKFGNPHSRSHAYGWEAEKAVENAREEIAKLIKADSKEIIFTSGATESNNLAIKGVARFYKDKKNHIITVATEHKCVLDACRHLEEDGFKVTYLPVKPNGLIDLDELKNAITDQTSIVSVMFVNNEIGVIQPLKEIGAICKEKGVFFHTDAAQGFGKLPIDVNEMNIDLLSISGHKVYAPKGIGALFVRRKPRVRLEPIINGGGQERGMRSGTLSTPLIVALGEAAKIAGEEMQKDHDMLKKYFDMFYSEIVRDIPEVFLNGDKDARYPGNLNLSFAYIEGESMIMAIKDLAVSSGSACTSESLEPSYVLRALGLDEELAHTSIRFGFGRFTTEEEVKHAIATVKSSIAKLREMSPLWEMFQDGVDLKSINWAAH; encoded by the coding sequence ATGTCGTTAAAATTACCAATTTATCTGGATTATCAAGCTACAACTCCGGTTGATCCCAGGGTTATGGATAAAATGATTCCTTATTTTACCGAGAAATTCGGTAACCCACATTCCAGAAGCCATGCATATGGCTGGGAAGCAGAAAAAGCAGTAGAAAATGCAAGAGAAGAGATAGCGAAGCTTATAAAAGCAGATAGTAAGGAAATAATTTTTACTTCAGGTGCTACTGAGTCAAATAACCTTGCAATTAAAGGTGTGGCAAGGTTTTATAAAGATAAAAAAAACCATATTATAACTGTTGCAACCGAGCATAAATGTGTTCTAGATGCTTGCAGGCATTTAGAAGAAGATGGATTTAAGGTAACTTATCTGCCAGTTAAGCCAAATGGACTCATTGATTTAGATGAGCTTAAAAACGCAATTACAGATCAGACTTCTATTGTTTCAGTTATGTTTGTAAATAACGAGATAGGTGTGATTCAGCCACTTAAAGAAATTGGTGCAATTTGTAAAGAAAAAGGTGTGTTTTTCCATACAGACGCTGCACAGGGTTTTGGGAAGCTCCCAATTGACGTGAATGAAATGAATATTGATTTACTAAGTATTTCAGGTCATAAGGTCTATGCTCCAAAAGGAATAGGCGCTCTTTTTGTGCGTAGAAAACCAAGAGTAAGACTTGAGCCAATTATTAATGGTGGAGGTCAGGAAAGAGGAATGCGCTCTGGTACTTTATCAACACCGCTTATTGTGGCGCTTGGTGAAGCGGCAAAAATTGCTGGTGAAGAAATGCAGAAAGACCATGATATGCTCAAAAAATATTTTGATATGTTCTATTCTGAAATAGTAAGAGATATTCCTGAAGTATTCTTAAACGGTGATAAAGACGCTAGATATCCTGGTAACCTAAACCTTAGCTTTGCATACATTGAAGGTGAGTCAATGATTATGGCAATTAAAGATTTAGCAGTGTCTTCAGGTTCTGCCTGCACATCAGAGTCACTTGAACCGTCATATGTTTTAAGGGCTTTAGGGCTTGATGAAGAGCTTGCTCATACATCAATAAGGTTTGGTTTTGGAAGGTTTACTACAGAAGAAGAAGTAAAACATGCGATTGCTACAGTAAAAAGCAGCATAGCAAAATTAAGAGAAATGAGCCCACTTTGGGAAATGTTCCAGGATGGTGTAGATTTAAAATCAATCAACTGGGCCGCCCATTGA
- a CDS encoding flagellar biosynthetic protein FliQ has product MEQQEVLTIAHDAIIVLMKVGAPILLVALSVGLIISLFQALTQIQENTLSFVPKMIAILVCLMIAMPWMGSQLRTFNERVMEKIIGIP; this is encoded by the coding sequence ATGGAACAACAGGAAGTTTTAACTATTGCACACGATGCTATTATAGTACTAATGAAAGTTGGTGCGCCTATATTGCTTGTTGCTTTATCGGTTGGTTTGATAATCTCGCTATTTCAGGCACTTACACAGATTCAGGAAAATACATTATCTTTCGTTCCTAAAATGATAGCTATTTTAGTATGCCTTATGATTGCTATGCCATGGATGGGATCTCAGCTCAGAACCTTCAATGAAAGGGTTATGGAAAAAATCATAGGAATACCATAA
- a CDS encoding Fe-S cluster assembly scaffold SufA: MEKTARPRRAVINISENAIKRIKELLSKRDKESAGVRVGVRSGGCSGLSYTVEYADSVTEFDIVVEQDDVKVLIDRKAELYLLGTTMDFVEEKFKSGFVFVNPNEKGRCGCGESFHI, translated from the coding sequence ATGGAAAAGACTGCAAGGCCGAGACGTGCCGTAATAAATATAAGTGAAAACGCTATAAAACGTATTAAAGAGTTACTCTCTAAACGTGATAAAGAAAGCGCAGGTGTAAGAGTAGGCGTACGTTCAGGCGGCTGCTCAGGGCTTTCCTATACCGTAGAATATGCAGATTCAGTAACAGAATTTGACATAGTAGTAGAGCAAGACGACGTAAAAGTGCTAATCGACAGAAAAGCAGAGCTATATCTATTAGGCACAACAATGGACTTCGTAGAAGAAAAATTTAAGTCAGGTTTTGTTTTCGTAAATCCCAATGAGAAGGGTAGGTGTGGTTGCGGCGAATCCTTCCACATTTGA
- a CDS encoding Fe-S protein assembly co-chaperone HscB — translation MWCNSIKLTATKIHKYSYANYLIKLIMNYFELFNLPESVIIDKDYLRGKYQDLQKEFHPDKVNEVSFNILDKSVMVNEAYRVLSHDVRRLSYIIKLKGIIVNEENATIKPSMNLLMEVLEIHEIINRANDVKELKSLEANLKAKFSKMLMDADNSLKNDDLAKAAEIAISMQYIDKILIEIKNEIIRHI, via the coding sequence ATGTGGTGTAATTCAATTAAGCTCACTGCAACAAAAATTCATAAGTATTCTTATGCCAATTATTTAATAAAATTAATCATGAACTATTTTGAATTATTTAATCTACCTGAATCTGTAATAATTGATAAAGATTATTTGCGTGGTAAATATCAGGATCTACAAAAGGAATTTCATCCTGATAAAGTAAATGAAGTGAGCTTTAATATACTTGATAAGTCTGTTATGGTGAACGAAGCTTATAGAGTACTTTCGCATGATGTTAGGCGTCTTAGCTATATTATAAAGCTTAAAGGCATTATAGTTAATGAAGAGAATGCAACCATAAAACCATCTATGAACCTTTTAATGGAAGTTTTAGAGATTCATGAAATTATAAATAGAGCAAACGACGTAAAAGAACTCAAATCTCTGGAAGCTAATTTAAAAGCGAAATTTTCTAAAATGTTAATGGATGCAGATAATAGCTTAAAAAACGACGATCTTGCAAAAGCTGCAGAAATTGCTATATCTATGCAGTACATAGATAAGATTCTAATAGAGATTAAAAATGAAATTATACGACATATCTGA